One window of the Cardiocondyla obscurior isolate alpha-2009 linkage group LG05, Cobs3.1, whole genome shotgun sequence genome contains the following:
- the Thor gene encoding eukaryotic translation initiation factor 4E-binding protein: MSASPIARQATQSQSIPSKRIVIHDPNQLPADYSSTPGGTLYSTTPGGTRIVYERAFLMNLRNSPISRTPPRSTLTIPSDLLKGNAPAITKDPAKNINKDSLVIEESAEQFEMDM; the protein is encoded by the exons ATGTCGGCTTCTCCCATCGCCAGACAGGCCACCCAGAGCCAGAGCATACCATCCAAGAGGATCGTCATTCACGATCCTAATCAGCTACCGGCCGATTACTCGTCCACACCTGGAGGCACGCTCTATTCCACAACGCCGGGAG GTACTCGTATCGTATATGAACGCGCATTCTTGATGAACTTGCGGAACTCTCCGATATCGCGAACGCCGCCACGAAGCACGCTGACCATACCGTCGGATTTATTGAAGGGTAATGCACCGGCTATCACGAAGGATCCTgccaaaaatataaataaag ACTCTTTGGTGATCGAGGAATCCGCGGAGCAGTTCGAGATGGATATGTGA
- the LOC139102950 gene encoding transcription factor E2F5, producing the protein MADNQQSRFEKSLGLLTTRFVSLLQKAKDGVLDLKLAADLLEVRQKRRIYDITNVLEGIGLIEKKSKNSIQWKGAGPGCNTQEVGEKLTDLKEEISKLEDHEQILDTHTQWIQQSIKNIQNDIGNRKYAYITYEDVKENFADEFVLGIQGPPDMELSVPNVLKTVIQDDAVINYNMLLKSNTGEIKVYMVQPELAKTYDNKVLEMRLQEESKGIKRGNEETEKKEEEVIVKPKRKVGRPPKNSIKVDPVTDDEEEEDSDAKMIEAKIVLRDVNTTDVVQKDWDFLDQLYSDFYGPLMRLSPPPGEKDYHFNLSENEGVCDLFDITT; encoded by the exons ATGGCAGATAATCAGCAGAGCCGATTCGAGAAGTCGCTCGGACTGCTGACTACCCGCTTCGTGTCTCTGCTTCAGAAGGCAAAGGACGGCGTGCTGGATCTAAAGCTC GCAGCAGATCTCCTGGAGGTGCGCCAGAAGCGTCGCATCTACGATATCACAAACGTCCTAGAGGGTATCGGCCtcatagagaaaaagagcaaGAACAGCATCCAATGGAA AGGTGCAGGGCCTGGCTGCAACACACAAGAAGTAGGCGAAAAGTTAACAGATCTCAAGGAAGAGATCAGCAAGCTGGAAGATCACGAGCAAATATTGGACACTCATACTCAATGGATACAGCAAAGCATAAAGAATATACAGAATGATATTGGAAATAGGAAATATGCATATATCACGTATGAGGATGTTAAGGAGAACTTTGCAGATGAGTTTGTGCTAGGGATACAAGGTCCACCAGACATGGAGTTATCAGTACCAAATGTATTGAAG aCTGTTATTCAAGATGATGCAgtgataaattataacatGCTTCTGAAAAGTAATACAGGAGAGATTAAAGTATATATGGTTCAACCTGAACTAGCTAAAACTTACGATAATAAAGTGTTAGAAATGAGATTACAAGAAGAATCCAAAGGCATAAAGCGCGGAAATGAGGaaaccgaaaaaaaagaggaagaggttATTGTTAAACCAAAGAGAAAAGTTGGACG GCCACCGAAAAACAGCATCAAAGTGGACCCAGTAACGGatgacgaagaagaagaggattCGGATGCTAAGATGATAGAAGCTAAAATAGTTCTACGTGACGTAAACACCACAG aTGTTGTCCAAAAAGATTGGGATTTTCTTGATCAACTTTATTCCGATT TTTATGGACCGTTGATGAGATTAAGCCCACCCCCTGGAGAGAAAGATTATCATTTCAATCTTAGTGAGAACGAAGGTGTTTGTGATTTATTCGATATTACAACGTAA
- the LOC139102951 gene encoding mpv17-like protein yields the protein MRIIFVKFREISQKYPIVRGMASYSIIWPTACMLQQKIKGNEEINYAEVVRFSLYGTFYVAPTLYCWLRCASYFWPKTDLKSAITKALIEQVTYSPVAMCSFFFGMSLLELKPVSECIDEVKIKFWPTYKIAICVWPVLQTINFFLIPERNRVVYVSVCSLMWTCFLAYMKSLEAKQKQEVDVNNVNSKTITESKTQTNETVGHIPLLRWKF from the exons ATGCGTATCATATTCGTGAAATTCCGCGAGATCTCGCAGAAGTATCCAATTGTACGAGGCATGGCTTCTTATTCAATTATATGGCCTACTGCATGTATGTTGCAACAAAAGATAAAGGGAAATgaggaaattaattacgcaGAAGTCGTACGATTTAGCTTATACGGCACCTTTTACGTAGCACCCACCCTGTATTGCTGGTTAAGATGTGCATCTTATTTCTGGCCAAAAACCGATTTAAAATCTGCAATTACAAAg gCTTTGATTGAACAAGTTACATACAGTCCAGTAGCTATGTGTTCCTTTTTCTTTGGCATGAGCCTTCTTGAATTAAAGCCAGTTTCGGAATGTATTGACGAGGTCAAAATTAAGTTTTGGCCAACATACAAG attgCCATTTGTGTTTGGCCAGTTCTGCAGACcatcaatttctttttgattCCGGAACGAAATCGCGTCGTGTACGTCAGCGTGTGCAGCTTGATGTGGACGTGCTTCCTCGCATATATGAAATCTCTGGAAGCTAAGCAAAAACAAGAAGTGGACGTTAATAACGTGAATTCCAAGACGATAACGGAGAGCAAAACGCAAACTAACGAGACGGTCGGTCATATTCCTCTACTACGATGGAAGTTTTAG
- the LOC139102948 gene encoding uncharacterized protein, which yields MGSLSDIRPLLHTARLFGCGLFLVREDDIVIMKYGAIYSALFAFLYAGLCIANFYMLRWDDVIGPRLLTLTAVRTALIYACILSDIAMTFWYNWKIRAALSHLRVFDRATKYKEPRHPYRNRYICWALAFAILSFWSIVGYITFCVEHKDSVFNGITYAIVNATLSMQLMTFASLSSLLYERFRRLCELLLLPEDGKIMVVDRSGKQFRLQEVWWLHSCLTNATEMINSVYALQLLLWISSMSFNTLTRIYTINDNNAVVQPLLMVREILLVSACVTNLLIITIVCHVTASQANRVGKIAFTPSSAILAKRSFTQDCSVEAVTYFQLRQVHFFASYGIIRIDLPLLLSIASGITTYLVILHTANV from the exons ATGGGATCCCTGAGTGACATACGACCTCTTTTGCATACCGCGAGACTGTTTGGATGTGGACTTTTCCTCGTCAGGGAGGACGATATCGTGATAATGAAGTACGGCGCTATTTACTCGGCCCTGTTTGCATTTCTGTATGCCGGTCTCTGCATCGCGAATTTTTACATGCTTCGTTGGGACGACGTGATCGGGCCGAGGTTGCTGACACTTACCGCGGTGAGAACAGCCCTCATCTATGCCTGCATCTTGAGCGATATTGCGATGACGTTCTGGTATAACTGGAAGATACGGGCCGCACTTTCACACTTACGCGTCTTTGACCGAGCGACGAAATACAAGGAGCCTCGACATCCTTACAGGAACCGTTACATCTGTTGGGCATTAGCATTCGCTATTTTATCGTTTTGGTCGATAGTCGGATATATAACGTTCTG CGTCGAGCACAAAGATTCCGTGTTCAACGGGATAACTTACGCTATTGTTAACGCAACCCTGTCGATGCAACTGATGACGTTCGCCAGCCTGTCATCCCTCCTGTACGAAAGATTCCGCCGGCTTTGTGAACTACTGCTGCTGCCCGAAG ATGGCAAAATTATGGTGGTGGACCGGTCAGGTAAGCAGTTCCGATTACAGGAAGTCTGGTGGCTACATTCGTGCCTCACTAACGCAACCGAGATGATCAACTCGGTGTACGCGTTGCAGCTTCTCCTATGGATCTCCAGTATGTCCTTCAACACGCTTACTCGTATCTATACGATCAACGATAACAACGCGGTCGTGCAACCCCTGCTGATGGTGAGGGAAATTTTATTGGTGTCCGCTTGCGTGACGAATCTGCTGATCATTACCATCGTCTGCCACGTTACTGCGAGCCAA gctaATCGAGTCGGTAAGATCGCCTTCACTCCATCGTCCGCTATTCTCGCCAAGAGAAGTTTCACGCAG gATTGCAGTGTGGAAGCTGTAACCTATTTTCAGTTGAGGCAAGTACATTTCTTTGCCTCTTATGGAATCATACGTATCGATCTTCCATTGCTTCTCTCG ATAGCCTCTGGTATAACTACGTATCTGGTGATCCTTCATACAGCGAACGTTTAA
- the Taf2 gene encoding transcription initiation factor TFIID subunit 2 isoform X2 — protein sequence MKKEKTGDNSRPYKLIHQILSLTGISFQRKSIIGFVELTIIPQRDTLRLVKLNAKQCRIYRVCLNDTFEAPFQYFDPFLDICQGDSKQRSLEFFSNMHLAAAQRVDPDNNAGELVVQIPPDAAHLVAEGKGLRISIEFSLEQPQGGVHFVVPNCEGTLAERGAHMYTYSYENSSRLWFPCVDSFAEPCTWKLEFTVDDSMTAISCGDLVEVVYTPDMRRKTFHYVLNTPACAPNIALAVGPFEIFVDPYMHEVTHFCLPQLLPSLKVSAKYMHEAFEFYEETLSNRYPYSCYKQVFVDEIDEDINAYATMSILNTNLLHSTAIIDQVYITKKAMAQAIAEQFFGCFISMQNWSDTWLPKGISTYLTGLYAKKCFGNNEYREWIQSELQEVVKYEEQFGGIILDPSQAPAPLPIAANTPAPAPRAPDPGFYFPIRNLHTMSPKYIEVLRKKAHLIMRMLEHRIGQELLLQVFNKQLSLAANAAQQNMESGLWSHMLISTNVFAKAIFTVTGKDMSVFIDQWVRTGGHAKFSLSFIFNRKRNTVELEIRQDTTHQRGIRKYVGPLVVNIQELDGTFKHTLQIEGTMARADITCHSKSRRNKKKKIPLCTGEEVDMDLSAMDDSPVLWIRLDPEMTIMRAVQIEQPDYQWQYQLRHERDVTAQLEAIEALQHHSTPATRLALTDTIENEHCYYKVRLRAAHCLTKVGNAMVATWSGPPAMLAIFRKLFGSASCRRIIKQNNFSNFQHYFLQKTIPVAMAGLRNAHGICPPEVLAFLMDLFKYNDNSKNRYSDNYYRAALIEALGATVTPVISIQQGTAITAESLSIDTKAILEEVTRNLNLEKLLPCYKYTVSVACLKVIRILQKFGHLPSNPHLFRAYATYGQFIDIRIAALEALVDFTRVDGKWEDLEFLLDMAEMDPHPGVRHKLVRLMVENPPFERAHKHRLDKPDLVDRIWNLINGMLSHDAKLRCDLVDLYYSLYGIKVPFCLPIPEIVAITKPKKAGPPSPEREVKAVPVQHVRHESIEEVENPPVSNKRKSSPNRDLPGPSSSVEHGPELKRQKDEREIPIPSEGKVKSEYYSDNSASLPGIMGTPGPVGFEPGMFKKDSEEHKPKSDSSNKSKKKKKDKKKHKHKHKHKHDHKHNKDKDKEKKEKEKDKSKDKDKDKDKEKDKDKNKDKDSSVLKIKDETLSSASSSQSPEPTVTNELLFP from the exons atgaagaaagaaaaaacaggCGATAATAGCCGTCCATACAAATTGA TTCATCAAATATTAAGCTTAACAGGGATAAGCTTTCaaagaaaaagtataattGGTTTTGTTGAGCTGACAATTATACCTCAGAGAGATACTCTTAGGCTTGTAAAATTGAATGCCAAACAATGTAGAATATATAGAGTATGTTTAAATGACACCTTTGAAGCGCCTTTTCAATATTTTGATCCATTTCTGGACATTTGTCAAGGGGATAGTAAACA AAGGTCCCTGGAATTTTTCTCTAATATGCACCTTGCTGCAGCTCAGAGAGTTGATCCTGACAATAATGCTGGTGAATTAGTAGTTCAAATACCACCAGATGCAGCACATTTGGTTGCTGAAGGCAAAGGATTAAGAATTAGTATTGAGTTTTCATTAGAACAGCCACAAGGAGGAGTACATTTTGTGGTACCAAATTGTGAAGGAACTTTAGCTGAG aGAGGTgcacatatgtatacatatagttATGAAAATTCATCTAGATTATGGTTTCCATGTGTGGATAGTTTTGCTGAACCGTGTACATGGAAATTAGAATTCACTGTTGATGATTCAATGACTGCAATTTCTTGTGGAGATTTAGTTGAGGTGGTTTATACACCCGACATGCGCAGAAAAACGTTTCATTATGTGCTGAACACCCCAGCATGTGCTCCAAACATTGCATTAGCAGTCGG accCTTTGAAATTTTTGTGGATCCTTACATGCACGAGGTAACACATTTTTGTCTTCCGCAACTTTTGCCATCTCTGAAAGTATCTGCAAAATATATGCACGAAGCATTCGAATTTTATGAAGAAACCTTGTCGAATCGATATCCATATTCCTGTTACAAGCAAGTTTTCGTTGATGAGATAGACGAAGACATTAATGCTTATGCTACTATGAgcattttaaa TACAAATTTGCTACATTCCACTGCAATTATAGATCAAGTATATATTACTAAGAAAGCAATGGCACAAGCAATCGCGGAACAATTTTTTGGATGTTTTATTTCTATGCAAAATTGGTCAGACACGTGGCTCCCTAAGGGCATTTCAACATACCTTACGGGACTCTATGCGAAGAAATGCTTCGGAAATAATGAATACAGAGAATGGATTCAATct gaatTACAAGAGGTTGTAAAATATGAAGAACAATTTGGTGGTATAATATTAGATCCATCCCAAGCACCAGCACCATTACCTATCGCTGCTAATACCCCAGCCCCTGCTCCGCGAGCGCCTGATCCTGGATTCTATTTTCCTATTAGAAATTTGCATACAATGTCTCCAAAATATATTGAAGTTCTCCGCAAGAAAGCACATTTAATCATGAGAATGTTAGAACATCGAATCGGTCAAGAATTATTACTtcaa gtatttaataaacaattatctCTAGCAGCTAATGCTGCACAACAAAACATGGAATCTGGGTTATGGTCTCACATGCTGATTAGTACAAATGTATTTGCTAAAGCAATTTTTACTGTCACAGGGAAAGATATGTCAGTATTTATAGATCAATGGGTGAGAACAGGAGGACACGCAAAATTTAGTctaagttttatatttaataggaaaag AAATACAGTGGAGCTTGAAATTAGACAAGATACTACTCATCAAAGAGGAATTAGGAAATATGTAGGTCCATTAGTAGTTAATATTCAAGAACTGGACGGCACTTTCAAGCATACTCTACAAATTGAAGGTACTATGGCCAGAGCAGACATCACATGTCACAGTAAAAGTcgtagaaataagaaaaagaaaattcctTTGTGTACCGGCGAAGAAGTCGACATGGATCTTTCCGCTATGGA TGATTCTCCAGTATTATGGATTAGACTCGATCCTGAAATGACAATCATGCGCGCTGTACAAATTGAACAACCCGATTATCAATGGCAATACCAACTGAGACACGAGAGAGACGTTACCGCACAATTGGAAGCGATCGAGGCTTTGCAGCATCATTCAACGCCTGCTACTCGATTAGCTTTGACTGATACAATTGAAAATGAACATTGTTATTATAAAGTTAGACTTCGTGCTGCTCATTGTTTAACAAAG GTGGGTAACGCAATGGTAGCAACATGGTCCGGTCCACCAGCGATGTTGgctatatttagaaaattattcggaTCCGCATCGTGTCggcgaattattaaacaaaacaatttttcgaattttcaACACTactttttgcaaaaa ACTATACCAGTTGCGATGGCGGGATTACGCAATGCTCATGGTATATGTCCACCAGAAGTGTTAGCCTTTTTAATGGATCTTTTTAAGTATAATGACAAcagtaaaaatagatattctGATAACTATTATAGAGCCGCGCTAATTGAAGCTCTTGGTGCAACTGTTACACCAGTCATTAGTATACAACAAGG AACGGCTATTACAGCAGAATCTTTATCAATCGATACAAAGGCTATTTTAGAAGAAGTTACGAGAAACTTAAACTTAGAGAAATTATTACCGTGCTACAAATATACAGTTAGCGTGGCTTGTCTTAAAGTGATTCGTATTCTTCAAAAGTTTGGCCACCTTCCAAGTAATCCTCATCTTTTCAGAGCCTATGCAACATATGGACAATTTATAg aTATTCGAATTGCAGCTTTAGAAGCCTTAGTCGATTTTACTCGTGTCGACGGCAAATGGGAGGATTTGGAATTCTTATTAGATATGGCAGAAATGGATCCACACCCTGGTGTACGTCATAAACTCGTTCGATTGATGGTAGAAAATCCACCATTTGAAAGAGCTCATAAACATCGCTTGGATAAACCAGATCTAGTTGATCGCATATGGAATTTGATTAA tGGCATGCTGTCGCACGATGCGAAGTTACGTTGCGATTTGGtagatttatattattctttgtACGGTATAAAAGTCCCATTTTGCCTTCCCATTCCTGAAATTGTAGCAATCACGAAACCTAAAAAAGCTGGCCCGCCAAGTCCAGAACGTGAG GTAAAAGCTGTGCCGGTACAACATGTGAGGCACGAATCAATCGAAGAAGTTGAAAATCCACCCGTTTCTAATAAGAGGAAATCATCTCCTAATAGAGATCTTCCGGGTCCATCAAGTTCAGTAGAACACGGGCCAGAATTAAAACgacaaaaa GATGAACGGGAAATTCCGATACCTAGCGAAGGAAAAGTGAAATCTGAATATTACAGTGACAATTCCGCGTCATTGCCCGGTATTATGGGAACTCCTGGTCCAGTAGGTTTCGAACCTGGgatgtttaaaaaagattCCGAAGAACACAAGCCGAAAAGCGATTCTAGCAATAAG agtaaaaagaaaaagaaggacaAAAAGAAGCACAAGCATAAGCATAAGCATAAACACGATCACAAGCACAATAAGGATAAAGATAaggagaagaaggaaaaggaaaaagataaaagtaaaGACAAAGATAAGGacaaagataaagaaaaagataaagataaaaacaaaGACAAAGATTCGtctgttttaaaaatcaaagacGAGACTCTCAGCTCTGCAAGTTCTAGTCAAAGCCCTGAACCTACCGTCACTAATGAACTTCTTTTCCCTTAA
- the Taf2 gene encoding transcription initiation factor TFIID subunit 2 isoform X1, whose amino-acid sequence MKKEKTGDNSRPYKLIHQILSLTGISFQRKSIIGFVELTIIPQRDTLRLVKLNAKQCRIYRVCLNDTFEAPFQYFDPFLDICQGDSKQRSLEFFSNMHLAAAQRVDPDNNAGELVVQIPPDAAHLVAEGKGLRISIEFSLEQPQGGVHFVVPNCEGTLAERGAHMYTYSYENSSRLWFPCVDSFAEPCTWKLEFTVDDSMTAISCGDLVEVVYTPDMRRKTFHYVLNTPACAPNIALAVGPFEIFVDPYMHEVTHFCLPQLLPSLKVSAKYMHEAFEFYEETLSNRYPYSCYKQVFVDEIDEDINAYATMSILNTNLLHSTAIIDQVYITKKAMAQAIAEQFFGCFISMQNWSDTWLPKGISTYLTGLYAKKCFGNNEYREWIQSELQEVVKYEEQFGGIILDPSQAPAPLPIAANTPAPAPRAPDPGFYFPIRNLHTMSPKYIEVLRKKAHLIMRMLEHRIGQELLLQVFNKQLSLAANAAQQNMESGLWSHMLISTNVFAKAIFTVTGKDMSVFIDQWVRTGGHAKFSLSFIFNRKRNTVELEIRQDTTHQRGIRKYVGPLVVNIQELDGTFKHTLQIEGTMARADITCHSKSRRNKKKKIPLCTGEEVDMDLSAMDDSPVLWIRLDPEMTIMRAVQIEQPDYQWQYQLRHERDVTAQLEAIEALQHHSTPATRLALTDTIENEHCYYKVRLRAAHCLTKVGNAMVATWSGPPAMLAIFRKLFGSASCRRIIKQNNFSNFQHYFLQKTIPVAMAGLRNAHGICPPEVLAFLMDLFKYNDNSKNRYSDNYYRAALIEALGATVTPVISIQQGTAITAESLSIDTKAILEEVTRNLNLEKLLPCYKYTVSVACLKVIRILQKFGHLPSNPHLFRAYATYGQFIDIRIAALEALVDFTRVDGKWEDLEFLLDMAEMDPHPGVRHKLVRLMVENPPFERAHKHRLDKPDLVDRIWNLINGMLSHDAKLRCDLVDLYYSLYGIKVPFCLPIPEIVAITKPKKAGPPSPEREVKAVPVQHVRHESIEEVENPPVSNKRKSSPNRDLPGPSSSVEHGPELKRQKVINNDEREIPIPSEGKVKSEYYSDNSASLPGIMGTPGPVGFEPGMFKKDSEEHKPKSDSSNKSKKKKKDKKKHKHKHKHKHDHKHNKDKDKEKKEKEKDKSKDKDKDKDKEKDKDKNKDKDSSVLKIKDETLSSASSSQSPEPTVTNELLFP is encoded by the exons atgaagaaagaaaaaacaggCGATAATAGCCGTCCATACAAATTGA TTCATCAAATATTAAGCTTAACAGGGATAAGCTTTCaaagaaaaagtataattGGTTTTGTTGAGCTGACAATTATACCTCAGAGAGATACTCTTAGGCTTGTAAAATTGAATGCCAAACAATGTAGAATATATAGAGTATGTTTAAATGACACCTTTGAAGCGCCTTTTCAATATTTTGATCCATTTCTGGACATTTGTCAAGGGGATAGTAAACA AAGGTCCCTGGAATTTTTCTCTAATATGCACCTTGCTGCAGCTCAGAGAGTTGATCCTGACAATAATGCTGGTGAATTAGTAGTTCAAATACCACCAGATGCAGCACATTTGGTTGCTGAAGGCAAAGGATTAAGAATTAGTATTGAGTTTTCATTAGAACAGCCACAAGGAGGAGTACATTTTGTGGTACCAAATTGTGAAGGAACTTTAGCTGAG aGAGGTgcacatatgtatacatatagttATGAAAATTCATCTAGATTATGGTTTCCATGTGTGGATAGTTTTGCTGAACCGTGTACATGGAAATTAGAATTCACTGTTGATGATTCAATGACTGCAATTTCTTGTGGAGATTTAGTTGAGGTGGTTTATACACCCGACATGCGCAGAAAAACGTTTCATTATGTGCTGAACACCCCAGCATGTGCTCCAAACATTGCATTAGCAGTCGG accCTTTGAAATTTTTGTGGATCCTTACATGCACGAGGTAACACATTTTTGTCTTCCGCAACTTTTGCCATCTCTGAAAGTATCTGCAAAATATATGCACGAAGCATTCGAATTTTATGAAGAAACCTTGTCGAATCGATATCCATATTCCTGTTACAAGCAAGTTTTCGTTGATGAGATAGACGAAGACATTAATGCTTATGCTACTATGAgcattttaaa TACAAATTTGCTACATTCCACTGCAATTATAGATCAAGTATATATTACTAAGAAAGCAATGGCACAAGCAATCGCGGAACAATTTTTTGGATGTTTTATTTCTATGCAAAATTGGTCAGACACGTGGCTCCCTAAGGGCATTTCAACATACCTTACGGGACTCTATGCGAAGAAATGCTTCGGAAATAATGAATACAGAGAATGGATTCAATct gaatTACAAGAGGTTGTAAAATATGAAGAACAATTTGGTGGTATAATATTAGATCCATCCCAAGCACCAGCACCATTACCTATCGCTGCTAATACCCCAGCCCCTGCTCCGCGAGCGCCTGATCCTGGATTCTATTTTCCTATTAGAAATTTGCATACAATGTCTCCAAAATATATTGAAGTTCTCCGCAAGAAAGCACATTTAATCATGAGAATGTTAGAACATCGAATCGGTCAAGAATTATTACTtcaa gtatttaataaacaattatctCTAGCAGCTAATGCTGCACAACAAAACATGGAATCTGGGTTATGGTCTCACATGCTGATTAGTACAAATGTATTTGCTAAAGCAATTTTTACTGTCACAGGGAAAGATATGTCAGTATTTATAGATCAATGGGTGAGAACAGGAGGACACGCAAAATTTAGTctaagttttatatttaataggaaaag AAATACAGTGGAGCTTGAAATTAGACAAGATACTACTCATCAAAGAGGAATTAGGAAATATGTAGGTCCATTAGTAGTTAATATTCAAGAACTGGACGGCACTTTCAAGCATACTCTACAAATTGAAGGTACTATGGCCAGAGCAGACATCACATGTCACAGTAAAAGTcgtagaaataagaaaaagaaaattcctTTGTGTACCGGCGAAGAAGTCGACATGGATCTTTCCGCTATGGA TGATTCTCCAGTATTATGGATTAGACTCGATCCTGAAATGACAATCATGCGCGCTGTACAAATTGAACAACCCGATTATCAATGGCAATACCAACTGAGACACGAGAGAGACGTTACCGCACAATTGGAAGCGATCGAGGCTTTGCAGCATCATTCAACGCCTGCTACTCGATTAGCTTTGACTGATACAATTGAAAATGAACATTGTTATTATAAAGTTAGACTTCGTGCTGCTCATTGTTTAACAAAG GTGGGTAACGCAATGGTAGCAACATGGTCCGGTCCACCAGCGATGTTGgctatatttagaaaattattcggaTCCGCATCGTGTCggcgaattattaaacaaaacaatttttcgaattttcaACACTactttttgcaaaaa ACTATACCAGTTGCGATGGCGGGATTACGCAATGCTCATGGTATATGTCCACCAGAAGTGTTAGCCTTTTTAATGGATCTTTTTAAGTATAATGACAAcagtaaaaatagatattctGATAACTATTATAGAGCCGCGCTAATTGAAGCTCTTGGTGCAACTGTTACACCAGTCATTAGTATACAACAAGG AACGGCTATTACAGCAGAATCTTTATCAATCGATACAAAGGCTATTTTAGAAGAAGTTACGAGAAACTTAAACTTAGAGAAATTATTACCGTGCTACAAATATACAGTTAGCGTGGCTTGTCTTAAAGTGATTCGTATTCTTCAAAAGTTTGGCCACCTTCCAAGTAATCCTCATCTTTTCAGAGCCTATGCAACATATGGACAATTTATAg aTATTCGAATTGCAGCTTTAGAAGCCTTAGTCGATTTTACTCGTGTCGACGGCAAATGGGAGGATTTGGAATTCTTATTAGATATGGCAGAAATGGATCCACACCCTGGTGTACGTCATAAACTCGTTCGATTGATGGTAGAAAATCCACCATTTGAAAGAGCTCATAAACATCGCTTGGATAAACCAGATCTAGTTGATCGCATATGGAATTTGATTAA tGGCATGCTGTCGCACGATGCGAAGTTACGTTGCGATTTGGtagatttatattattctttgtACGGTATAAAAGTCCCATTTTGCCTTCCCATTCCTGAAATTGTAGCAATCACGAAACCTAAAAAAGCTGGCCCGCCAAGTCCAGAACGTGAG GTAAAAGCTGTGCCGGTACAACATGTGAGGCACGAATCAATCGAAGAAGTTGAAAATCCACCCGTTTCTAATAAGAGGAAATCATCTCCTAATAGAGATCTTCCGGGTCCATCAAGTTCAGTAGAACACGGGCCAGAATTAAAACgacaaaaagtaataaataat GATGAACGGGAAATTCCGATACCTAGCGAAGGAAAAGTGAAATCTGAATATTACAGTGACAATTCCGCGTCATTGCCCGGTATTATGGGAACTCCTGGTCCAGTAGGTTTCGAACCTGGgatgtttaaaaaagattCCGAAGAACACAAGCCGAAAAGCGATTCTAGCAATAAG agtaaaaagaaaaagaaggacaAAAAGAAGCACAAGCATAAGCATAAGCATAAACACGATCACAAGCACAATAAGGATAAAGATAaggagaagaaggaaaaggaaaaagataaaagtaaaGACAAAGATAAGGacaaagataaagaaaaagataaagataaaaacaaaGACAAAGATTCGtctgttttaaaaatcaaagacGAGACTCTCAGCTCTGCAAGTTCTAGTCAAAGCCCTGAACCTACCGTCACTAATGAACTTCTTTTCCCTTAA